In Camelina sativa cultivar DH55 chromosome 17, Cs, whole genome shotgun sequence, the genomic stretch GCTCCTCCCGAGGTTGCAAATTCGAGTGGTGGTATCACTGGATTTGTTGACTGAGTAACATGCGGCCAGCAGAAAAGCTGATATGGATTCTGGTTGTAGAAGTAAATCGGAGTCGATGATGTAGACATCTCAACTTGTGATGGCTTGGGTGGTTCTTCAGGTTCTTTCGTGTCAGGTTTTACTGACTTTGCTACCTATAAAAACAGATGGCAAAATCAGATATGGAAGTGTTAGCAATAGTGCTCCTGATACTGTCATGGGGTGTTTGATCAATTGTGTAACCTGTTCCTTTAAATGCTTGTTCATCGTCTCCAAAGACTGAAACTCCTTTAAGGCCCAATCCTTTTCCTGCGAGCAGAAATATCATTAGCTATAATAACCTCTCTTAGGTTAACCTATCCCTCAGGGGAAAATGTAAATCGAATGGTTTACTCACCCTCCTCAGATTCTCATTCTCATATGTCAGATCAGCTGCTTTTTTACTCAACTCCTCGCACATTGCCTACATATATAAGGAAGATATACTCAAACAACATTATGCAACTAACTTTCCCGATATGGAACTAGACGATTGAGAAACTTGTGATAGAACTAAACCATAGGCAACATCATTAAATTAAGCTCAACCGACAGTGGACGTTAAGAATACCTGTCTTCGCCGAATTGTCTGCCTCGCGGATTCTCTGTTGGCTAAAATTCTTCGGATTCTACGTTCTTCTCTTTCAGCCTAGATAGTAGTAGTAGCACGTAAGTTCTCAACATACTTCTAGTcacacaaaaagaagagaaaaagtttATAACTGCTTATAACCATATGTGGCATACCTCACTCAAATTCTGCCTTGATCGGCCACAGCCATTGGATCTACTACACCTTATGGTCGAAACAAGATTTGGTTTAGGTGTTTCACCATTCATTTCACTTTTAACCGGAGCTTTAGTTAGTTCTTTAGTTATTGgttgaacttcttcttcttcttcatcttcttcctctttcactAATCGTTCCTGTTATAGATATATAGCTTTTAACAACTACTTCCATTTAAAACCAATCATCATGAGATTGTCTTATCAATAGCCTAAATTAGTAAAAGAGCTATTCAAAATCTTCTAAATCATGACATAACTAAAATTGCATCATGACGTTAATCCACCTAAATCAGTGTAGTAATCTAACAATTcgaaattaattttgattggATCTAAAACACACTTCTCTATATACAGAATCAGTAGTACGAATGAGAGATTCCAAAttgaataaacaaaacagacgaagaaagagagagagaggtgaaaGCGAAGAGACGGGGGTACCTCAGCGAGATCCGGAGTGGGTAACGTTTCGGAGTCAGGCGGTTTCAACAGCGAGTCAGAAGGAGGAGACTCAGTCTTGGCACGCTTCCTAACTCGTTTCCCTTTACTCCCCCAGCTCGAAGCTTGTTCGAAAACCTGCTCTCGCATTATCGCAAGCTGCGCCAAATCCGCCAATGCTTCCGCCGCTTCCATCTCCGTCATATCCGCCGCCGCAGTCTCTTCCccagacgaagacgacgacgagcAACAGCTCGATATAGGCTCCAACTCCAtttccacaaacaaaaaaatcaaaccgaaaagattttttttgcagactcaaaaaaaaaacgtaaccagaagaacaaaaaaaaaaaagagagagagaggaggaactGTAACTTCCCACAGGACTAGTTGtgtagagtgagagagagaaaagagaaaagagagagagggagccCACAGAAGGGTGAGAGAGTGACACGTGTAACGCCAGCTCATCGTCTACAATTGGTTGCTTAAGTAAAGCCCATGTATATACGAACGCCACGTCTCGCTTTGTTTTACCAAGTCAGCAAACTTGGCACGTGCGGAGTTTAAGGTGTGCGTGCGAAGCCGAGATTTGGGACCGCCAAACCTCAGAACTGGGAAGCGGAAGGGGCGCAGAGTTTAAGATTGCTAGGTCGGTTCTACCACCTTCAGATTTCGACAAGTGTGAtgtttttattggatatttacGTGGCTGCATCTGAGCCATGAGATTCAGTGGTGCATATAATTACCGGCTGAGCTTTTCGGTGCATCCACCAAcacacaatcattttttttttctagacctctttcttttgtataaaCATTATGGGCTGGGTTTTTTTGTCTGATTGTTTTTAACAATTGGCCCATCGCAATTACTTGCTTAGTTGCTTATGGTGAAAGGCGGATGGGCGAACGACAACTGTGGAGGTTGTTGAtctttgttaaaaacaaaaaaaaatgattgtgttaGGAAGGGAGTTAGACAGCATTAAACGCACAAATCATCTAATTTTCAAATccttgttttagaaatcgctgaAATGATAGTCGAACAGTTGGAGTGTACCTAACACCTAAcgaaaaaaatcgaaaattatataaagattaatCGGAAATTAATTttagagttattttattaaattaataataaaataaaaatatgtattactAAGGTCTtgaatgtttttagtttttaggtagtttttagattttggattctttaaaaatctattttttaccattcaagatttttataaaatagattCCCTTAAATTTAGGAAAACTAGTTTTTGAGTTGTTTCTTGCAATTtcaaagagaaaccaaaaaccataaattatggcttttgtgaaaaaaatttcttttaacgtgaatatgttttttcttttttacttttatagtttttatttattaattttaaaatgaataacaaactctaaaaaccaaaaaatcataagccaaaatccaaaatctaaaatataaaagCCAAAAACCATCTAAAAACTAATAATCAttcataacataaatatatgtataattctatttatattaaaagaaaaaacatcaaataaaatataaaaaaatatagaattgtctttaaaattatggtaaacacataagaacataattttaatataaaattttatgatatcaTACAAAGTTTGTACATtcgttattgtaaaacatcacaaactcttaatttaaatgtttaagtaacaaaaaattatttatatttagttctaaAAATAATCAGCGTACAAAAAATTAAGTTAGAAGTAATCGGATTAGATaggttataatcaaattagatagacataattaaataatttatggtCAAATGGGGATTAATTATACGGGGTGTAATCGGGGTTAGgtggagatttttaaaataacaattcaaatttctaaaaaatattggaTATGCTCCATCACCGTTTTGTATAGGCCGAATTTTAAAACAATGATATATAGAGAGTCTATTTATCGAATATAGATATAGGCCCAGCAACGTAAACGTATGTTAATGGATCCATCTTTATGAAATAACATTGATGCATGATCATATATATTGCTTGAGAAAATGATTTATACGTTCGGTTTGATTAGAGGGATAATAATCGAGCTCATGCATTTTGATTGAAGACATAGGGTTACATATATGCATATCgaagattaaataaataaaactagttACACAAGtcgattcttttttcttttctttttttcaatggTCCGATCTTCAACTCTTTTTGGTATATAAAGCGCACCGCAAATTAAGATAAAACTTTGCTTATTCCTCCTTTTAGGAGTGGATTCCCCATTccctaaagaaaaaagaatatatatatatatatatatatatatatatatcaagaagtGATTATGGAAACTATTAGACATCAATAATGgaacaaaatcaaatagaaTCGTAGACTTACTTGGCTTTATCACCGAACCATCCGTAAACAGATTTGATGGTCGAGGATACGGAGTCAACGGCCTGTGGACCGCCGTGTTCATTGAATGCGTTGTTGACACCCGTCACGGCGGAGTCTACTCTCTGCCCAACCGTCGGCTGTTCCTCGGCCAAGATTTCCACCGAGTTTATCGAGACAAGTAGCATCACCGACAACACCACAGCCACAACCATCGATATTCTCGCCATCCTATCTCCGACAAactattctttcttcttctttttgtttgttttattaaaactaGTGGGTAATAAAATGGTTTAAGCTGTAAAGAAAATTTACTTTTACGTGTTtatcgtgttttttttttgtctaatttgAAAGTTCTATATTTATATGCGAAGGATATTGAAAATGTAACTTAATATGGTTCTATTTACCAGTGTAACGATCCACCGTTAGTGCCGGTTACGCTGAAAATAGTTTGACGTGAGATGGCTTTTGTTTTCATGCGAGTTCCAAATTAAGCATCATCAGTTTTGTGGTTATTTCCATATTCATTTTATTGGGTccatgtatcattttttttttttttcttaaaatttctgGTATTATAATCTTAGTAGGTTATCAGTTACATAGAATAATAGGTGCCTGCAGCGACAGGTATAATTCCGGGGTGAACAAACCCGGTACtagaacaaataaaagaaagaggagaagagttACAGAGGTGGTGGCGAGAGTAGGGAGGTTCGAAACCACAGCAGAAGCATGTCTTGAAGCTTCGGGTTGGAATGTCTTGCAGAGCAGGTGAGCCGAATACGACGGTCGAGCTGGGTGAAAAGACCTTCAACCGGAGTGCGAATACCAGTAAATATGCGAGCGTTTCTTTCATGCCAAATTGAGTACACCACCGCTTGAGCTGCAATGAGCTTGAGGGGATTCATCTTCTCTTCAATAGAAGGGGTCTTTAGCCATAAGAGAAAACGCTCCCACGTATTGAAACCCATGAAGGGTATTTGTAGCCTAGCGAGACACCATCTCCACAAGTCAAAACTATAAGGACACCTCAGGAAAAGATGGTCCCTATTTTCAAAGTAGATTTCGCAAAGATGGCAGGTGTCATCTTCAACCAGTCCCCAGTTTTAAAGTCTAGATAGAGTAGGCATTCGATCTAAGCAACAAAGCCACATGATGAAAGAATGCTTGGGGATAGAACCTGTGAACCAAACTTGCTTATGCCAAGGCACCTGATGAGCTGTTGTTCTGCATAAGTTCCAAGTATCAGAGAAGCCAAAACGATCTTGGGGGTCCCCATTCGGTTTAGCCCATAGATAAACGTCTTTGACGTTTTCAGAGATGGTTATTTCAGTGAGATGGGTTAGGAGGAGCTCTGTATTATGAGTTCGAGCTCCCCTGATGTTCCATCCATCCTCCGAATGAGCTTGTGCCACGGTGGAGTCTAAAGGGAGACCAATTCTTTGATGTTCGCCGGCTCCTAGGAAGGTGATGAGGTCCCCAAAAGGAGTCCAGTTATCATACCAGAAGGAGCAGGTTTTACCATCACCTAAGCTGCAAGATAGGAAAGTTTTTGCTGTGGAGCGTAGCTTGAGCATTTGCTTCCACATGGGTCCATGTATCATGCATGTATATAGTGGTAATATCggtttcttataaaatttataaatgtactttatttatttacatgtgatattttagtagtatatatatatatatatgtataattaagtTTATATTAAGATATACGCTACATGGTAACTAACTCATATCGGTTCAATAATTATTACAGGATTTACTATATATAGGACTGGAAAATTAGAGTTCGAATTTTTCCACTACGAATTCAACCATGGTTGGTCACTTTAGATGCTTCAAATAGCAATAACACATATATAGTTCTTCACAGTTTCAGAAACTAAGATTACGTAAATGGGAACCATCTAGATTACTAGGTGGAAGTGGAACTGTACATATTGCCTCTTCAATTCATGTAAGCTACGTTTATATTACTATTAACTAAAACCATCAATAGAACAAAAGCAAATTTCGCAACAAGGATTTAATAAtcgaattatatataaatagagaaaaccacAATAGCTACATGATAGATGTAAGAtgtgaaattatataaataagaagCACAATGGAAAGGGAACGATACACTCATCAGTAAGCAAATAAGAAACATATTCCGTTAAATCTTTACATTGCAATCTTCACATCGACGTAACAGAGTTTTTTCACTGGATTCTCATATTCTTCATTAAcctgtcccaaaaaaaaacagatgaagTTATTAACTAAGTCTTTCCGACTTCCAGTTTTTCTGTTGCTGATCTAAGATAACACTTTTGTTCATCACCGACCAGTGAAAAGTTAGAATCACTTTTGCATATCTCTATATACGGTTATATCTATAATCATATacgaataaaattaaattagatatatacactatatataACATCttattcatacatatatatctaatttaattttattcgtATATGATTCAAAGTTGAGGACAATGAGCATGTGATGATGCACAAACAGGATTAGATTTCATGTGACTACTTTCCTTTTAATGAGAATGCCGGAAATAGAAGGGATGGTGCGTGTGGTTGCatgtttcttattattatacatatatacattattaattttattatatagtatagtCTAACATTCATCACTAATATTAACGTATATACTACTACCAAAATAACTAATTCATATTAGTCCAACTCTTCTCAGATATTGAAACGATTTTCACTACGGATGTTTTCtattaaatcacaaaaaaaactaatgaaaaatcaaaaaatttggtCTTAGCCATTGCTAGTACGACCACAGGTTCTAGAAGATTTGGTAggacaaaaaagttttttttttacctcaaatcaaaatcattgaTGCCTCTTCTTGATTTACTTCCAGCATCGACGGTTGTTTTGTATTTAGGCAAAGGTACTAAGTCTTGTTCGATGTTCATTAGATCTTCAACGAGGATGTCGTAGTGACGTTTGACTTCCTCTGCAGATTTACT encodes the following:
- the LOC104756295 gene encoding uncharacterized protein LOC104756295, which codes for MELEPISSCCSSSSSSGEETAAADMTEMEAAEALADLAQLAIMREQVFEQASSWGSKGKRVRKRAKTESPPSDSLLKPPDSETLPTPDLAEERLVKEEEDEEEEEVQPITKELTKAPVKSEMNGETPKPNLVSTIRCSRSNGCGRSRQNLSEAEREERRIRRILANRESARQTIRRRQAMCEELSKKAADLTYENENLRREKDWALKEFQSLETMNKHLKEQVAKSVKPDTKEPEEPPKPSQVEMSTSSTPIYFYNQNPYQLFCWPHVTQSTNPVIPPLEFATSGGASAKTMTPQEHENPADDNGQKTHFYVVPCPWFLPPPDSNGVSFGIQDTQRGTFSNGHHIDDSSARPLEVTKTPWPHLPTRIKEEDSGSPETRPLYDLNESATEVLSEGGEGFPVTQQAFSLKHEDISETTNGVTPMPPGHHVLISLPGKNQGSLAAAEARKRRKELTRLKNLHGRQCRMQVG
- the LOC109130167 gene encoding uncharacterized protein LOC109130167, with the protein product MARISMVVAVVLSVMLLVSINSVEILAEEQPTVGQRVDSAVTGVNNAFNEHGGPQAVDSVSSTIKSVYGWFGDKAKEWGIHS
- the LOC104756296 gene encoding protein RADIALIS-like 5, which gives rise to MASSSMSSSSSWTSKQNKMFERALAVYDKDTPDRWQNVAKAVGSKSAEEVKRHYDILVEDLMNIEQDLVPLPKYKTTVDAGSKSRRGINDFDLRLMKNMRIQ